One candidate division WOR-3 bacterium genomic window, AGCACAAACTCTGGGAGGTCCATCAAAACGGGATGGGTTTGCTTGATGTAGTGCTACCGGCATCAGCGGACCATAGTGGGAGCCTCTCATCCATCCTGCCACAAGGTGTGGGAAGGCAAAGGGTTCAAGGATTTCACCCACTGCGGGGAAGCCACTCTGGGCTCTTACTATCATAACTGGGTCATCTTTTCCAACGTATCTCCCCGCCATCATAGAAAGTCTTTGAGTGGAGGAAACTGCTGCAATTTCTTTATCTTCCTTTCTGTAGACCGCTTTTATTATATAGTGCTCAGCGGCCCCAATGAGAATCAATAGGTCGTAAAGCTCTTCTGGAGTACTCATTAAAATCTTTTTGTGTTCATAAACATCAAGTACCTCAAAGATAAATCCGTTATGAAGTTTTGGGTCGATAACTAATCCGGGGGTATTGAAAGGATCTGCAAAAATTCTAAAGAGGGGAATGTTCCATGCACCTGGTGAAGTTTTGTCAGCCATGAAGATTATTATGGGCTCACTTGGCCTTTCTTCAAACTCCATTTCCGCAAGTCCTGGCCCAAGCCCCTTTATGTTCCCGCTGAAAGCATCGCTCAGAAGGTCTTGCCCAGCACCATATTGTTTCAGAGATTTTGCTATCTCTGTGCCCTCCACAAAAGTATCCCAGGCCAACTTGTGAATTTCGCCACAGTTTGTGCCTTTTTTGTGGGTCATGATAAGTTGCAAGTCGTCCCCGACCCTTGTGACGAAATAGTCAATCAAGATTCCCTGTTCCTTGGCTTTTTGGAGGTGATCCTCTGCTACTTCCATTATTCTTGGATGAACAGAAGTGTGTCCGACATATCCACCTATATCGGCTTTAATTACCGATATGGTAATTTTCATTGTATACCTCCTTTTTTATGTTTTCAATGATTTCTGCTTCATTTTCCTCTTTAAAGTTTCTTATGTCAAGTTCCATAAAGGTAACATTAAGGCCGTAAATTTCGAACCTGACTAAAATAGGCTCATATTTCTCAACAATGGGGAAAATTTTGTCAAAAATTCGCTCCTCTGGTTGGTAGACTATAACAATTGTCAATGAGTTTTTCTCGTATCTTACAAAGAGCTTTTTGTTTTCATTCTCAAGGTGTTCTTGAATGCATTTAGAGACAAAATTGATATCTTCCGCTATTTTTTCAGGACTCAGTGTGGTTCTTATGAAATCGTCTATTGAAAAATAAAAAGTCCTTACCAGCTCTTCGGGTATGTTGGCTCGTGAGATAAGGTAGTAAATTTTTTCAAGTTTTTTCCTATCAATTGTTCTTAAGCCTTCGTCAAAATCTCTA contains:
- the fbp gene encoding fructose-1,6-bisphosphate aldolase/phosphatase, giving the protein MKITISVIKADIGGYVGHTSVHPRIMEVAEDHLQKAKEQGILIDYFVTRVGDDLQLIMTHKKGTNCGEIHKLAWDTFVEGTEIAKSLKQYGAGQDLLSDAFSGNIKGLGPGLAEMEFEERPSEPIIIFMADKTSPGAWNIPLFRIFADPFNTPGLVIDPKLHNGFIFEVLDVYEHKKILMSTPEELYDLLILIGAAEHYIIKAVYRKEDKEIAAVSSTQRLSMMAGRYVGKDDPVMIVRAQSGFPAVGEILEPFAFPHLVAGWMRGSHYGPLMPVALHQANPSRFDGPPRVCALGFQLAEGKLIGPRDLFDDPAFDEARATANKIANYLRAHGPFEPHRLGLKEMEYTTLPDVLKKVKNRFIDLE